Proteins co-encoded in one Clostridiales bacterium genomic window:
- a CDS encoding nucleotidyl transferase AbiEii/AbiGii toxin family protein: protein MKEYLASVVSGVPRQAATNVMREYLQARVLQTLQDRGAWEYLAFHGGTALRFLYAIPRFSEDLDFALEVDAAKYDFTALLEAVRTRFEREAYNVTLKVATKTTVNKAFVRFVGLEHELGLSPQRDKTFSVKIEVDTNPPAGAVVEVTTVRRYATLRLAHHDRSSLLAGKIAALLLREWIKGRDVYDLVWYLSDPSWPEPNEVLLANACVQAGRTELAHEGAWRSALYARMREAPWDHVLTDVERFLERDADRWMLERETVLGVLRQRGVGEGQEA, encoded by the coding sequence GTGAAGGAGTACCTGGCGAGTGTCGTCAGCGGGGTTCCTCGGCAGGCGGCGACCAACGTGATGCGTGAGTATCTGCAGGCGCGGGTACTCCAAACGTTGCAGGACCGAGGTGCCTGGGAGTACCTCGCCTTCCACGGCGGCACCGCGTTGCGGTTCCTCTACGCGATCCCCCGGTTCTCGGAAGATCTCGACTTCGCTCTGGAGGTAGATGCCGCGAAGTACGACTTCACGGCGCTGCTTGAGGCGGTGCGCACGCGGTTCGAGCGCGAGGCGTATAACGTGACCTTGAAGGTTGCCACCAAGACCACCGTCAACAAGGCGTTCGTCCGCTTCGTAGGGCTCGAACACGAGCTGGGACTCAGTCCGCAACGGGACAAGACGTTCTCGGTCAAGATCGAAGTGGATACCAACCCGCCGGCTGGTGCCGTCGTCGAGGTCACGACGGTGCGCAGGTACGCGACACTCAGGCTTGCTCACCACGATCGCTCATCGCTCCTCGCCGGCAAGATCGCCGCGTTGCTCCTGCGAGAATGGATCAAGGGCAGGGACGTCTACGACCTTGTGTGGTACCTGAGCGACCCAAGCTGGCCGGAACCCAATGAGGTGTTGCTCGCCAACGCGTGCGTGCAGGCGGGTCGGACGGAGCTTGCGCACGAGGGCGCGTGGAGGTCTGCTCTGTACGCGAGGATGAGGGAGGCGCCGTGGGACCACGTGCTCACCGATGTCGAGCGCTTTCTCGAGCGCGACGCCGACCGCTGGATGCTCGAGCGTGAGACCGTGCTCGGGGTGTTGAGGCAGCGAGGGGTGGGAGAGGGGCAAGAGGCGTAA
- a CDS encoding type II toxin-antitoxin system MqsR family toxin — translation MAHAGKREKFGAHYPLRVIQERIAEGHYVIPRRVRRYMDRREWTEADLRACVQALDSCDLHKSQEHLERPGVWLDIYRPTFDGCRRYLKLTETEDGHSLVVLSFCADGEAH, via the coding sequence GTGGCACATGCAGGGAAGCGTGAGAAGTTTGGCGCGCACTATCCGCTACGCGTGATACAAGAACGGATTGCAGAGGGTCACTACGTGATTCCTCGGCGGGTGCGACGATACATGGATCGGCGTGAGTGGACCGAAGCGGACTTGCGGGCATGTGTTCAGGCGCTCGATTCTTGCGACTTGCACAAGTCACAGGAGCACCTCGAACGCCCAGGTGTGTGGCTCGACATCTACCGGCCGACGTTCGATGGGTGTCGTCGCTATCTGAAACTCACGGAGACCGAGGACGGGCATAGTCTTGTGGTTCTAAGCTTCTGTGCTGATGGTGAAGCCCATTAA
- a CDS encoding calcium/sodium antiporter, with translation MLMYLSAAAGLVLLFGGGEFLVRGAVLIARRFGLSSLLIGMTVVAWCTSAPELIVSLSAALEGASDIAVGNIVGSNIFNILVVLGVSAVITPILVNPRALRRDTAVMLASALALALIVVTGDIGRIPAALLLLGLGVYVVFSYRSEVRNPSLPSAAYHEHGADDVPATGSPLAGAAFLIGGLAALVIGSRLLVDGASEIARNYGVPEAVIGLSLVAAGTSLPELATSIVAAIRRHPDVAVGNVVGSNIFNILGILGVTGLVSPMVVAEQIASIDVWIMVGTSLLLAPLLVWRGNVGRSVGLVFIAAYVGYLVFLF, from the coding sequence ATGCTCATGTATCTTTCGGCCGCCGCAGGCCTGGTGTTGCTGTTCGGCGGCGGCGAGTTCCTCGTGCGCGGCGCGGTCCTGATCGCGCGGCGCTTCGGACTCTCTTCGCTCCTTATAGGAATGACAGTCGTCGCGTGGTGCACATCCGCACCCGAGCTCATCGTAAGCTTGAGCGCCGCGCTTGAAGGCGCGTCTGATATCGCTGTCGGCAACATAGTTGGCAGCAACATCTTCAACATCCTCGTGGTGCTCGGTGTCTCCGCGGTCATCACCCCTATACTCGTGAACCCGCGCGCGTTGAGACGTGACACTGCGGTGATGCTGGCCTCGGCGCTTGCGCTTGCGCTCATCGTCGTCACGGGTGATATCGGACGGATTCCCGCCGCCCTGCTGCTTCTCGGCCTGGGCGTTTACGTAGTGTTCTCGTACCGGTCGGAGGTGCGCAATCCTTCGCTCCCATCGGCTGCCTATCATGAGCACGGGGCGGACGACGTACCTGCCACCGGTTCCCCGCTTGCAGGAGCCGCTTTCCTGATAGGGGGCCTTGCTGCACTCGTCATCGGCTCGAGGCTCCTCGTGGACGGGGCATCGGAGATCGCTCGCAATTACGGCGTGCCCGAAGCAGTGATCGGACTGAGCCTTGTTGCGGCCGGTACGTCCCTGCCTGAACTGGCGACGAGCATAGTGGCCGCCATTCGCCGCCATCCCGACGTGGCGGTGGGCAACGTTGTGGGCAGCAACATCTTCAATATCCTCGGGATTCTCGGCGTGACCGGGCTCGTGAGTCCTATGGTGGTCGCCGAGCAGATCGCATCGATCGATGTGTGGATCATGGTGGGGACGTCGCTCCTCTTGGCGCCTCTGCTCGTCTGGCGCGGAAACGTAGGCCGCAGCGTCGGGCTCGTCTTCATCGCCGCGTACGTTGGCTACCTGGTGTTCCTGTTCTAG